The Klebsiella africana sequence CTAAACCGGTAGCTCAGAAAGCCCAGGCGGCGAAAAAACACCACAAAACCACTAAACACCAGGCCGCTAAACCGGCTGCACAGCCGGCAGCATAATTCTTCCCGGTGAACCAACCTTCTTAAATAATCGGCGCTGTTTCAGCGCCGTTTTTTCTGGAGAGCACTATGCTGCGGCGCTATCGTTTTGAGCTCATCCTGATCCTGCTAATCATTTGCGCAGTGGTTGCTACCCGCTTTTTCCTCTATTAATCCTATCCATCCCGCTCTAATTTTGCTGCATCTGCAGGCCTTGCAGAAAATGAATGCCGTGCAGCTGTCACCGTACGCCTTCCCACGTCTGCTTACCCTGAAAATTTCCACAGCGCAAAAATATGCCCGGCGCCCGAAGACGCCCGACATTTAAGTCATGAACTATCGCGCGCCAGCCATCTCACGGTGACCAGACGCTTATAGTGCGCGCACCGCTTCCATCACCAGATAGCCAGTCGCGCCCCAGATAGCGACCGAGACCAGGGAAACATAAACCAATGCGCGAATACCTTTTTTAGACATATACCCTCCGAACCACGGGGAAATAGAATTGAGGTATCATCGCCGGTATTACCTCTCTATTTACTCAACGGCAGGTTGACCGTAACAACGTTTTCGGTGAGAAAATGTTTCGCATTGAAAATAATTGCGAGAGGCGTAAAGAAGTGCGAATTCCGGTGAAGTTTTAGCGGTTAAGCACTTTATTTTTCAGCTAACCACCGGCATTTCAGGAATAATCTCAGTACACGATTGATGAATTATTCGCCGGATTCAGTACGTTCTGATACACGAATTCAGTTGCGCCGCACGCCGCTTTCTGCGGAAATAATCAGTGAAGCCTGTTAGCATTAACTGTTTGAAATCAGACGGTTTAGCCGGCAGTCTTCCTGGTCGCGCTCCGGTAAAGATTGCCGTTTGGGCTGACTGGAATTAGTGTTTACTTTCAAAAACTTAAATCTCCTGCTACTGTCAATAGACATCATAGCCTCCCCAGAGAGTGATATGCGTAGAGACGTTCTGTTATTACTGTGTGCATTTTATCTGTTGCCTCTGGGCGCCCATGCCGATGAGAGCGGTTTGAGCGCCAAAGATATTAAAACGCTCTTTTTCGGCCACGATGACCGTAAAGCCGTCAGCCATCCTGAAGAGAGCCCATGGGATGCGATTGGCCAACTGGAAACCGCCAGCGGCAATCTGTGTACGGCCACCCTCATCTCTCCGCATCTGGCGCTGACCGCGGGGCACTGTCTGTTAACCCCCCCGCGCGGCAAGCCGGACAAAGCGGTTGCTCTGCGCTTTATTTCTCGCAACGGCAACTGGGTGTATGAGATTCACGGTATTGATGGGCGGGTGGAGCCGGGTTTAGGCAAGCGTCTGAAGGCCGATGGCGATGGCTGGATTGTCCCGTCCGCCGCGGCGCCGTCAGATTTTGGCTTGATCGTACTGCGCTATGCCCCTTCGGGTATCACCCCGATCCCACTTTTCCCGGGCAGTAAGGCCGATTTAACCGCCGCGTTGAAAGCGGCAGACCGTAAAGTGACCCAGTCAGGTTATCCTGAAGATCATCTGGATAATCTTTACAGCCATCAGGATTGCATTGTCACTGGCTGGGCGCAAAGCAGCGTGCTGTCGCACCAGTGCGACACCCTGCCTGGCGACAGCGGCTCGCCGCTGCTCCTGAAGACCGAGGATGGCTGGCAGGTGATCGCCGTGCAAAGCTCCGCTCCTGGTCCGCAGGATCGCTGGCGGGCCGACAACCGCGCCATTTCCGTCACCGGCTTTCGTGATAAGCTCGAGGCGCTGGCCGGGGAGTAATGGACCGAGGTCGGCGAAGAATAGCAGTATTGACCACGTCCTGGCGGAAGATATTGTCCGAAAGCCGTGAACCTGCGCTGCCCTCATCGTCACCTGACGCAATAACAGCGGGGCCGGGCGTGAGGGCAGCTTACAGCATAGAGTCTGTGTTGCCGCCTGGCTTTGCAGGCGGCAAGACGTCAGGCGAGCTTAATGAGCACCATGCCGGCCACCAGCAGGATGACTCCCGCCCAGCCTTTGTTGTTCAGGCGCTGGCCAAACAATACCCAACCGGCGGCGATGGTCGCTGCGATACCGAAGCCGCCCCACAGCGCATAGGCGACTGAGAGATCGATCCCTTTGACCGCCTGTGACAGGGCGCTGAACGCCCCCAACACCGCCGCCAGGGACAGGATGCCGTAAATCTTGCGGCGGAAACCGTCGGAAAATTTCAAAAAAACGTTGGCGATGATTTCAAGCACAATGGCGATCGCCAGCCAGGCGGCATGAACCCACTCAAACTGCTGCATGGGTCACCTCCTGCGGTTTCGACGCCTTTTTCTGCGTGCCTGACTTAATTAAAACGATCCCCACCACCAGGGTGGTCAGGCCGGCTATTTTCAGCAGCGACAGACTCTCATCAAACAACAGCACGCTAAACAGGGTAATCAGCAAAATGCCAATCCCTTCCCACAGTGCATAGGCCACGCCAAGGGCAATTTTTTTAACTGCAAAGGCAAGAAAAATATATGACAGGGCTATCATCGCCAGCATTAAAATATAGCCGGTGTGGCCGCCACTCACGCTTGCCCATTTCATAGACAAGGTGCCGGTAATTTCAGCGACAATCGCTAAAGCTAATAAAATCCAATAAAACATGTTCCCTTCTCCTGCTTGAGAATATAATCCATTACCGTTTACGCAAGGCGTAAACAGGAAAATTTCTGACGTAGATTTCGCTGTGCGCTTGGCGCCAGCTCAGGCAGTAAGAAAGGTGACTATAGCGCCGAATGCCAGTGCTGCTCGCCGGCGAAACGGGAAAAAGAAAGGGATACTGCGGGGTGATTTAAAATATACATCCTGAACTGATTGTCCATAGAATTACAATTATCCGCGGTGTTGCTTCTCGTCCAGTGCGGATGAAAATTGTCCTCAGTAGTTATACACAGCTAAATTTGTAGCACAGTGCTACATTTAATTCAAAGACTTTGCAATTCTTTACGCCACCGTTTTGCTTCAATGCGTTTATTCTGCAAAAAAGCGTCATTATGCTAATGTAACGCAACCTGTTAATAGGCAAGGAAGATTGAGGTCGGGACCCTATGGCTAAACCCATTATTACACTTAACGGATTAAAGATGGTCATCATGCTGGGCATGCTGGTGATCATCCTTACCGGCATTCGCTTTGCGGCGGACATTATTGTGCCTTTTATTCTTGCCCTCTTTCTGGCGGTGATCATCAATCCGCTGGTACAACTACTGGTCCGCTGCCGGGTGCCGCGCGTACTGGCGATTTCGCTGCTGATTGGTCTCATTGTCATGCTGGCCGTGGTGCTGCTGGCCTCGCTGGGGACCTCGCTGAACGAGCTGGCGCGCACCCTGCCGCAGTATCGCAACTATCTCTATGAGCCGATGCAAACCATCGCCCCGTGGCTGCAGCGCATGGGGTTCACCGTTTCGGTGGTGGAGTTGAATAAATACATTGACCCTAACGCGGTGATGACCCTGGTGACCAGCCTGCTCACGCAGTTGTCGAACGCCATGTCCTCGATTTTTCTGTTACTGCTGACGGTGGTATTTATGCTGCTGGAAGTTCCCCAGCTTCCTGCCAAGCTG is a genomic window containing:
- the ydgU gene encoding small membrane protein YdgU, with translation MLRRYRFELILILLIICAVVATRFFLY
- a CDS encoding trypsin-like serine peptidase, coding for MRRDVLLLLCAFYLLPLGAHADESGLSAKDIKTLFFGHDDRKAVSHPEESPWDAIGQLETASGNLCTATLISPHLALTAGHCLLTPPRGKPDKAVALRFISRNGNWVYEIHGIDGRVEPGLGKRLKADGDGWIVPSAAAPSDFGLIVLRYAPSGITPIPLFPGSKADLTAALKAADRKVTQSGYPEDHLDNLYSHQDCIVTGWAQSSVLSHQCDTLPGDSGSPLLLKTEDGWQVIAVQSSAPGPQDRWRADNRAISVTGFRDKLEALAGE
- the kpnF gene encoding multidrug efflux SMR transporter subunit KpnF; its protein translation is MQQFEWVHAAWLAIAIVLEIIANVFLKFSDGFRRKIYGILSLAAVLGAFSALSQAVKGIDLSVAYALWGGFGIAATIAAGWVLFGQRLNNKGWAGVILLVAGMVLIKLA
- the kpnE gene encoding multidrug efflux SMR transporter subunit KpnE, which produces MFYWILLALAIVAEITGTLSMKWASVSGGHTGYILMLAMIALSYIFLAFAVKKIALGVAYALWEGIGILLITLFSVLLFDESLSLLKIAGLTTLVVGIVLIKSGTQKKASKPQEVTHAAV
- a CDS encoding AI-2E family transporter, giving the protein MAKPIITLNGLKMVIMLGMLVIILTGIRFAADIIVPFILALFLAVIINPLVQLLVRCRVPRVLAISLLIGLIVMLAVVLLASLGTSLNELARTLPQYRNYLYEPMQTIAPWLQRMGFTVSVVELNKYIDPNAVMTLVTSLLTQLSNAMSSIFLLLLTVVFMLLEVPQLPAKLQQLMSRPVEGMGAIQRAIDSVSHYLVLKTAISLVTGLVVWGMLVLLDVRFAFMWGLLAFALNYIPNIGSVLAAIPPILQVLVFGGLYESLVVLAGYLIVNLVFGNILEPRIMGRGLGLSTLVVFLSLIFWGWLLGPVGMLLSVPLTIIVKIALEQTSGGQSIAFLLSDVSKE